From Mucilaginibacter gotjawali:
TCATCGGCAAATTAGTCCGGTTCGCCGACACATTATTTTTATTTGAAAGTTATAGCCGCACCTTTATGTAAAGTATTTAAAGCGATAACATTATGGGAATATTAGCCAAACAAAAACGGATATTGATACTTGACAACGGTGGCCGTATGTTATCCGTCGTTAATGAAATTATGCAATACGGTGATTTTGATGTGCATACTGTTTATGACCCGAACACGGTTTTTGATAAGGCAAGCCTCCTGCTTCCTGACCTGATTATTTTGGATTACTTATTATTAAACAATGAGTGTGAACTGGTTTGCAGGGATATTAAAGAAGATGACCATTTAAAGAACATCCCGGTTATTGTGGTAACCGCATACAAAAACAAAAAAGTACGGTCAGACGCTTACAAGTGC
This genomic window contains:
- a CDS encoding response regulator; this translates as MGILAKQKRILILDNGGRMLSVVNEIMQYGDFDVHTVYDPNTVFDKASLLLPDLIILDYLLLNNECELVCRDIKEDDHLKNIPVIVVTAYKNKKVRSDAYKCDAIFLKPVDMQLFAPRIDYLMAS